DNA from Helicoverpa zea isolate HzStark_Cry1AcR chromosome 22, ilHelZeax1.1, whole genome shotgun sequence:
CAGCTTCTGAGTTTACGGTCCAAAAATCATCTCAGAAACCGACCAATAGAGATTTTTAGGAATATCTTAAATTCATTAACCATGACTAACCGTAAGAATTGTTTATGTCATATATCATTTCCAGTTGAATCACAGGaaaccaagattttcaaaattatcaaaatcacAAGATTTACAAATAGGTACTCTTTAGACTCATACCgccatttattaaaaaaacacggCCTTAGAAAAGTATTGGCTTCTAGGTATAAACTTCACCTTGAAAAAGCATATTGTTTAAACTTAGCATTAAACCGGGTACTTTTTAATAAAGTCATGGTTTATAATAAGGTACTTATATTGATTTAAAAAGGCTTATGTTTTACCtcaaatacaaggtgttgatttgcatttgtgccatacttctggaggaggacataaaatacgtaaataatcgattggaattacagtagacgggaaatatttaatatgcactgctttttttgtcattgtaatgtcgtagtatttcagaaataatccaattttatgaatgaaattaatgaataaccgttgcgtatgctttgtgtttgcgtttgtgtgagggaccagcacggttttgaggccagtaacatacgcgccgagtttgaaaacgggtaggtgacattgacgaatttccgaaaaaaaattaaaataaaaaaatttcgtaccaatttttttgttgatttgggttgagaatcattagtataattacgtccttgactatggcacgcatgcaaatcaacagcttgtataacatTGCTTTAACTAAAAAATTCGATGTATCTGCCAAAAGTTCAATACCAAAGCAATATATAAAAGACACGAACATTTATTTCTTGGGGCGTCCGCGCGCGATCACTTCAGGCAGTCGCTTGCTGGGTCTCTCATCGCTGCTGTCCACGCTCTATATAGGAGtacacataaatatttacatacacaacaCAACTTATAACTAAAGTCATTTAGAATATGGAAGTAGGGTAGatgttaattttgaattttgcttACCTATAAAATAGGAAAAGCTAAAAACACTactatcctacttatattataaatgtgaaagtttgtgagaatgtatggatgtatgtttgttattcaatcacgcaaaaacggctaaaccgatttgattgaaatttggtacgtagataggtgataccctggattaacacataggctactttttatcaacacaccacgcgggcgaagccgctggcggaagctagttttttataaattattaagtacaaaaaatatacaaagaagGTTTAGCCTATATTTGAAGAAAAAGTAAGTAGAgacaattattaattttgaataaggcctgtctattgtaaaaaaaaaaaaaaaaaactaaaaaacattatctaattttttatagtaagaaATATATATTCAACGAGGGTTcaaactattatatttttagaagacCGTGATTGTTctgttaattataaaatcatAGTAAAGCTGAAAACAGCTTATTGCTATGAAACATGAATAGAAAAAACCTAATCGAAATTTTATTTAGCTCGAACACTCAAAAAGGATCCTGGTAATTTTATTCaggataatttaaaatgtttaactatCCACACAGTTATTTTAGCACATAGCTAGTATACATAGGTTTTCCTCATACCTAATTCCATTGGCTCAAACCTATTTGACAtatttttccctttaaaaatATCCTAGGAGTAttataaacataacaaaaatatttttctttttattcgaGCTAATATAAAATTGGCACTAACCTCAAGTCagcttacctacatttttttcagCACAGTATTGACATATGttttgaaaatacatataataattgtACGACTCATGAATCGTACACCATTTCTACAACGCTTTACACAAATCGTAGTATAAAGCGCCAGTACGCTATAAACATATAGATATATCATTAGTTACTTGGTAGTgaagtacctatacctataatGAAGAGATATACTTTAACTATCAGtaatataatcatcggcaaggatattgagccctgaccttcacctgcgcagaagcgatttattggtttattgttttaagtgtacagtgcgcaaagcaatccccactcttccgccgagagctcattatccgtgccgataactaaaTCTTCCTATGTAGGTAAtgttacaaactattttaaaacccttcaaaaacaaaaagcaaTCAACAGAAACCAAAGCCTTAAAGCCTTACATCAAAGTCTCCGATAGTGAACTTGGTGCCAGCAGCCTCAGCGACGAGCTGcgccggcgcgggcggcgcgctcTCGGGCGACAGCACCTAGCTCGCCACATCAATGGTATGTACATTAGCTGATGATGTGATGTGTTAGTTCGCAGTCAGGAGTGAAGGATGATGGGATTTTGGGAGTGTAAAAGTAGCAGAATTTCAAAGATCATAAACATAAATTACCCCAGGAATTTAGGAGGGTAAAAGCAGCAGAATTTCAAAGATTATAAAGGACCTCAGGAAATTAGGAGGGTAAAAGGAGCAGATTTTCAAAGATTATAAAGGACCTCAGGAAATTAGGAGGGTGAAAGGAGCGGAATTTCAAAGATTATAAAGGCCCTCAAGAAATTAGGAGGGTAAAAGGAGCAGAATTTCAAAGATTATAAAGGACTTCAGGAAATAAGGAGGGTAAAAGGAGCAGAATTTCAAAGATCATAAAGGACCTCAGGAATTTAGGAGGGTAGAAGATCCAGAATTTCAAATATCATTGTTATAAAACTTGGTCTCATAAAAGGACCACATGTAGTGGTAGGTTCAATGATTAGGTAAGGGTTTAAAACATTGGACATGTTGCCGTAATATGAGGAAAGGAAGGATAAAAAGACCAAAATTGATATAGGAGTACCTAGTCACTTCCAAGGACTGAGAaagagttaatttaaaaaaaggcgAGAAAATAAGTTACGTTGTTGGACTCGGAAAAAATACGTAAGAACCGGACGGGAATGCATATAGTTGCGGGATTTTGATAGTAAGAATAAAATTCTGACTGCGGCCACAGAAAGAGTAGAAAGATGTATCGAGTTTAGgatctaatattattatatctttataTTTCTTACTAAATAGAAAACTTATGATGCGAGTTCAATTTTAACCATCCTTCACACCGATGGCAAAATTACAGATAGAACCGTCTTTTTGAATTCCTATTCTCGATACATCTTTCTAAACAGTTATTTACACCTTGAGAATAATGTCACCGAGCTTATGAAATGTATCATGTAACAACACACCCACATTCAATGTAAAAAGTGTTAGATTTACAAAATGTAAGTATTAGTTACCATGAAAATGTTCAACGAGCAATTTTCTAGCCAATTCATCTTAATAATATTGGAAGGGCGTaaaaatctgcgcgaaaaagtGTAGGTATTTGATTCTTCGATAGGCGTTTCCATAGAAAATAGATAAGACAATATCTGCTTAGCTTTTtcaaactatattggggtcggtcGAGCGACTGCCTTTgccccagttacccgggcaatcggATCGAATCGAATCAGAGTCACAATAGatgataaaatcttttgtttttactataatatattttacttcaCAGATTTTTACTCACTTCATTCTTTCCCAAATCTCAAGAATCCGCCAagaaattgaaattgtttttcaatAATTGTAGAGAAAGGTACACCAGATTCAAAGAACAGTgccatttaattaaatttaataaataaagccatgccattaaaaattaaaaaaaaaaaaaattaataaataaaatatatggttTCAAGGAACGGATTCTATTCGATTCAATTCAGAATTAGAACAAACCTATTTTCCCAAcacttaaaaaacaaatgataacCAAAAAGTTATATAGTAATCCCCAATATGACACCAAAAAGTTGAAAGTTCCACTTACATCCTGGTCGCTCATCATTTCCTTCGTAGAGACAGTAGTCTCGATCCTCCTGATCGAGCCCTGATGGATGTCCACGTCGAAGGCCAGGCATTGGAAGCGGCGGAGCAGTAGGACGGCCGGTATCGGGAGTACTCCAGCCATGATCATCAGAACTGCGATCACGAGGACCCAGTTCGGGTAAGGGGTTTTGATGACGCGGCCCTGGGAATGAATgagttaattaaataagtgaTTTTTTATGGGAATTGAATTTCATTAGAttagttttattcaaatataaattatgtttgcaaaaaaatatataggtagctacaaatattttaggttgctggggagtttgttgctcTTCCcatcaaaaacaaacttttgttTCTGATATTCGAAAACAGCTGATTTATTCGCcaaattgaaaaacttttttgagtTTGAATTAGTAGTGGGTTTGACATTAGCTTATAAATAATGCGCAAAAAACGTATTGATAGATACCGCGATTTGTACTTAAACTACAAAAAGGGATATCTAAACAACATTAGGTACTAATAACTTccgttataataatatatatttgttggttatgtatatttgttataataattatatttgttatatttatttaatatttttttaagaaaggcacatgtttctttgtttgtaatcGTTTTTAAAACATTCTCTCGAAGAGCTCTACTCtaaatataggctatattttatcccggtacgggcagtagctcctcCAGGTCGCGagggaaaccgcgggaaaataaCAAGTGATATTTAAACAGATAACACTTAATGATagcttatcatttatttattgacacactCATCGGGAGCACCTACTTGCTTATATCTATTACTAGCGTGTTGTCGGCGGTTTCACCCTcctcccgtggaaactactgcccataccgggataaaatatagcctatgttactcgcgaagagtgtagctttccaacagggaaataattttttaaaccgGTTCAATAGTTCCAGAGCCTTTAGAGCGCAAACAaaaaatttattatattatattagtataaagGTACAAGTATGGACCAATGGAGATTGTTCGTTTATCAAAAACTAggtatttgttttgaaatggTAGCAGTGATTCACATTCCAATTTTACTGCAcattattctatggaacaaaggAACAATAAAAGGTAGGTACACACTAGGTGATTAGTCAAAATGGCTATGTTTTTAGTTAATACGTCACAAATATTAAGAGTATTCTAGACAAACGCTAGCTTAATTGGAGcgacaatttattgtttttattatggactagATTTTTtaccgcggttccacccgcgtcctgtgaaaacttcttcccgtacctgggtaaaaaatatagcctatgatactcagaaagagtgtagcttcccaacccaacagtgaaataatttttcgggTGTTTCGGgtcctttagggtacaaataaacaaacaaaaatacatatgtttcctcttcattacATTGGTCTAGTCTAGAATTATAGATACGAGTAATGTGAAGTGGTGGCCTAATGGGccaagcaccaacctctcaagtatgaatgtatgaattcgattccaggtcagataAGTACCAAAGCAATTTTTCTTACTCTGTTGGTATATTTTGACCACCAAGTAACTGATTAGAGGTGAAGAATAACACCTCGAGGAAATCTGGACTACAAACAATGTCTTAAATTACCAACTTGCAGTAAGCaatcgtggtgattaacgctcaatccttctccgtgtgagaggaggcctgtgccctacagtgggacgataaaatggctgatgatgatgtattttacaaacaaaacatgcGTTTCATATTGTCCGACAGTAGCTATGTTTTCGAGAAATATGACTCAAAGATGAATTAATTGTCAATGAGGAAAACTGTGCAATAATAGACACGTGGTTCCGTCGCTTGCAAATCGCTCAGTAAAATTAATCGTTTATGAGTTTCAAATcgtttacgaaaaaaaataaaaaaattatgtttttctctttattgtattagtataaATTACTGGCTGTAGTTCAGGGCTCTTCTGACGTCCCGAGAAACTATTTCTTGCACCCTGGTAAAAAGAAGACTCCAATTCCTTAGGAGACTATCAGTGTACCAATTCATTTATAtcttttcagtagttttagcgtgagagcgcgacaaacatacagacaccATACAGAGTTACTTGCTCGTATATAACACCTATTATAGTAAGAACTGTATCATATCATGTTCTGAGAAACCTACAAGAACAATAATTACTGGAAAAACACCTTTTTTATTACTCACTACAACGCAATAAGCGGTCTGGGAAACCCCGGATTCTCATCGATTCCTAAGGAACTCTATTGGCGCGCATGGAGCAAATTCTATTTATATAAGAGagacctatttatttatttacctttagtCTGTCTTTATACTTCAAGCATAATGGTTAAGTCTTTGATATTATTGTGTTTATTAAGCCTCGTTTATTCCGACAATCCAGTAAAGACAAAAGGTTTTGTGAGGGTGCTGACAAGAAAAGGTGTGATTCAGGGCAATGTTCATGATGGGTATAACACATTTTTTGGAGTGCCGTACGCTAAGGTTAATGAGGAAAACCCTTTTGGAGTGAGTATTTGTTGCGTTTAATTACTATATTACTATAAATACTAtattactaggatagttttttttttgtgttgtaaatatctatatgACTGACTAGGCGTTTTCCCGCGATATTATTCCGTGGAAACTACaacccgtatcgggataaaatatagcctatattactctcagataatgtagctttttaatggtgaaaaagtttaaaaaatcggtccagtagttttttaaagtctattcattaaaacaaacaaatttttcctcttaataatattatagaggTAGTATAGATGAACCCGCTGTATGTCGGAACGCAGATATAAGCGAGATACAAGGAGTTAAAGGTGAAAGAACATTTTGAGTAAACCTGGACTACAAAGTCTGAaattaccaacccgcattgagcaagcatggtgattaatgctcaatccttctccgtgtgagaggagacgcagcccagcagtgggacgataaaaagctgatgatgatgatgattttattgcGTTGAAATTTAGGTTATGTAAATATTCAGTTTTAATGAAATAAGCCTTTACCTAACTGCTATCGGTCCTAGACAGATTAGAAATGGTATTGTTTGTAGGACACTTGGAGGTCAACATGATAATTGTTTGATACTGGGTTTTTAGACATTTGTAACCCACGTAATTGTTTAATCAAATAAGAGAAAATGGGGTACAATTACAACCtagaaaaattacaattaaaaaagtaactatgccatcttaatttttgattaacaggtaaagcatattttatttatttatttagagatGTAAACTAGAGgggccgaccccgacatagttgggaaaaaggctcggaggatgataaatGTAAATGTGcatatagttttgtttttctagGTAAGACAATGACTTTTCACTATTATCAGATTATGAAGCATCGACACAGTCTAACATAAACACGTTTATGTATTATAAGAATTAGTATTATACCTCTATATTAGTGAGATATTATGAATTACATCATTAGCAGTCTTTTGTATTGTTCCATTTCTAAGCTCAGAATTTAGTTACGGACCGCATTCAATTTTGAGTTTACTGTCCTTTTAATGAACCAGTTTGAATTTTCTTACAGCGCATCTTAGACTACCCAAACTTCAACGACACATTCATAGCCGATGATCCTTCAGTGCTCTGCCCTCAAGTGTACTTCAATGACAACGGGGTCCTGCAGTGTCTCCAACTCAACATCTACGTGCCACATTCGGCCAGCACCAACAACTTATTGCCAATATTGGTCTGGTTCCACGGCGGAGGATTTGCTTTCGGCAGCTCCGGCGAATATGGCGGCCAATATTTGGTCAAACACGACATCATCGTCATCACAGTGAACTACAGACAAGGGGCTTATGGCTTCTTATGTTTGGACGATCGCAATGTCCCCGGCAATCAGGGCATGAAAGACCAGATTGAAGCTTTAAGATGGATAAAAAGACATATAGCTAATTTCGGTGGAGATCCCTCTAAAGTTACTATTGCTGGCGAAAGTTATGGTGGCGGTGCCGTAGACTTACATCTGTACTCAAATTACGAAATGTTATTTGACAAAGCAATAGTGCAAAGTGGCTCCATATATGTAACAGAAGGAATTTTCATCAAACCAGATTATAATGCTGCGATCAAACTGGCCACCTATTTGGGTTACAACGTCACGACGACGGTTAAAGCGCTTGAAGTACTCGCTAAAGCGAATCCTAGTGACGTGAACGCAGCAACGAGAAACATGAGCATGATACTGACGCTTTGTAAAGAGAAGAAGTTCCAAGGCGTCACAAATTTCATTACAGATGACCCATTCCACTTAAGCAAACCTAACAGGATAAAGAGGACATCGATAATGATCGGGTACACCAGCCAAGAGATGTTATATGAATTCGTGAACAAACCGCAGTCACACTATGATAGGCTGGGCAATCCTTTCCTACCACAGcttacaaaaacttttattttaccgaaaagTGAGCTACTGAGACTTAGTAGCATCGTCCAGCACTTCTATTTAGGAGGAAAGACAGCTGGTCCTGAAACAGAATTGGAATTGAGTAACTTTTTATCAGATTTCGCCATAAATTATGGAGTTGAATGGTCTGTGAGTAGATACATCGAGCAGAACGCGAAGGCTGTATATAAATACATGTTCTCGTACACAGGAGGCAGTGACTATCAGAATGTGACTGGTTCGGGAGCCTCGCATACGGAAGAGCTGAAATATCTCTTCAATTGGGTTTGGGCGACCCCGCCGAGCACGCCTGAACAGGTGCTAATTAGAGATAGGATGACCACCATGTGGGCCAATTTCGTTAAGTTTGGGTAAGTTGAAATATTccctttaattttaaatgacctAAAAAGTtggaattgtattttttaaacattgattTTAGCAATTTTTAAAGCGATTTATTTGATAGTccctgcacactgcaaacttttctATCAGTCATGGATTAGTAGGGAGATATATGGTAGTGTGCACATACAGTGATCAGGTATCCggctggtatcagaccgactttAATCTGattggatttatttttaaaataaactgtcagccAATGATTGAGCCAACTATCGGTCTTGCATAGATggtcttattaaaattaaagaattaTGCAGATCCTTATAAAACCATAAGCAATAAAgtataagtaattttaaaaagtccaTTTGTTACACCATTATTCGATGATAATAAATAACACTTGATCTTTATAATTCCAGAAATCCGACTCCTTTGGAGACAGATCTCGTCCCGCTCACGTGGACACCCGTGTCAATGTCTGCCAGGCCTTATATGAACATCGATGTCAATATGGAATTGAGGAACTTCGCCTTCAGACATAGGATGGCCTTCTGGGAACTAGTGTGGCATACGTATGGAAAGAAACACGTCCTGTTGAGTGATAAAAGTCCTCCTAGTGTATAATATTTAACTGTTgccataataatttagaataagatataaataggtatataatagaTGCCAGCGGTTTTTCCCGTGTCTCGTGGGAACCTCTGGACGAACCTGGATAAAATGTagacttcctcgataaatgggttatctaacgctgaatattttttcaaattggaccagtagttcctgagattagcgcgtacAAGAACAAGAAgagctcttcagctttataatattagtatagatcacagatagaaataagtattttatcatGGACTGGCATTAAATGCCAAATGTTGGTACGCCCTAATTGGGCCCACAAAATTGTTCTTAGCTTTAAACGTAATGTTAATAACAACTGTTAAAAACTTGTGGAATTaagcaaataaatgataaaaaatatattattttttataattggtTTTTTATTTGGTGTTAATGAATTTTATCTGTCCAGCCTTTTCCCGCCCATGTTGgcgtcagcttccagtctaacgggatgaACCTGGGTAcctagtgttttacatggagcgactgcccaaCTGACCGCCTCCAtccgatatcccttggtaaaACGTGTTGTAAGACTGTCTGGCTGCTGACtgcgtaacgattgccaaggatgtttaaatGAAAACCATCCCGGCCAAAGATGTCTTTTTACCGTGCCTTAACggcaagttttatcaaaattcgtTAAGCCTTGCGAAGAAGAAACAGGTAAATGTCTGGGTTAAGCTTAaattgtctttattatttttattatgtactagcttctgccagcggtttcacccgcatcccgtgggaacctctgcacgaacctggataaaaagtagcctatagccttcctcgataaatgggctatctaacaccgaaagaattgttcaaagcggaccagtagtttctgagattagcgcgttcaaacaaacaaactcttcagctttataatattagtacagattgtttagtgtgcaataaagaataagaatgagTAAACGTACCAACTATTCATACCTCTAcggtatcatcatcctccgaactatgttggggtcggcttccagtctaaccggattcaactgagtaccagtgttttacatgcagctactgccaatctgacctcctcaaccccgtacccgggcaactcgataccccttggttagactggtgtcagacttactggcttctgactacccgtaagaTTAGATACTTAGAGGTAATAAGTATCTAATCTTTAGACAAACTGCTTCGGAGAGTAAATTgctaaacaaaaattaatttcataatatttttaatagtcgGTCATTGTCTTCAGAGAACATACAAGTTGTCCGACCCGGGTTTGCTTACAAAAACTGTTACGCTCGGCACACGCTACAATTTgtctaaataaaacattattatcgTTTATGATTCAGGCAGTTGTTATTATACATTTGCATAAATTAAGGTAGCGTTGGTTCCGTAGTGTTTTACAGTATCTTTCTATGAAGTATTTTCTTATCAATGCAATATATCgataactagccgtttttccgtggtttcacccgcgtcccgtgggagctactgcccgcaccgggataaaatatagcctatgttactcgcagataatatagctttctaatggtgaaagaatatttaaaatcggtccagtagtttttgagtttatccatttcaaccaaacaaacaaagttttcctctttataatattagtatagatagatagtaTAGCTACATAGGTAgcttggaaaataataaatgataatcTTTCCAGCAATTATTAtacgaaaatatgtttttcatttgtaagggaTAActagctgcgggattgttcgaaagagttaccacggccctggtacataaaaggcttacaacggaacacgacggtttttagtaagagtctgacactccctcaccactgctaacTTAAAGCGGCAGCGGGGCCGTttcatgatttttg
Protein-coding regions in this window:
- the LOC124641307 gene encoding juvenile hormone esterase-like, which codes for MVKSLILLCLLSLVYSDNPVKTKGFVRVLTRKGVIQGNVHDGYNTFFGVPYAKVNEENPFGRILDYPNFNDTFIADDPSVLCPQVYFNDNGVLQCLQLNIYVPHSASTNNLLPILVWFHGGGFAFGSSGEYGGQYLVKHDIIVITVNYRQGAYGFLCLDDRNVPGNQGMKDQIEALRWIKRHIANFGGDPSKVTIAGESYGGGAVDLHLYSNYEMLFDKAIVQSGSIYVTEGIFIKPDYNAAIKLATYLGYNVTTTVKALEVLAKANPSDVNAATRNMSMILTLCKEKKFQGVTNFITDDPFHLSKPNRIKRTSIMIGYTSQEMLYEFVNKPQSHYDRLGNPFLPQLTKTFILPKSELLRLSSIVQHFYLGGKTAGPETELELSNFLSDFAINYGVEWSVSRYIEQNAKAVYKYMFSYTGGSDYQNVTGSGASHTEELKYLFNWVWATPPSTPEQVLIRDRMTTMWANFVKFGNPTPLETDLVPLTWTPVSMSARPYMNIDVNMELRNFAFRHRMAFWELVWHTYGKKHVLLSDKSPPSV